In Helicobacter ibis, a genomic segment contains:
- a CDS encoding CvpA family protein encodes MSMSSFSYFDIILFVLILLFGFKGVINGFIREFFGLVGIVGGVYIASLYSDSFGGWISDNIYRFDNQSAISLVGFFVALVGFWILSVLLSGIFQKLVALSYLGIANRIFGFCFGALKIFMIFAIIFYALSGFQLAQSFIDKYTNNSHLYPVLVKTGVAIVKLDSVQGIADTASKAIENNPTF; translated from the coding sequence ATGTCTATGTCTAGTTTTTCTTACTTCGATATTATATTGTTCGTTTTAATATTACTTTTTGGATTCAAAGGTGTTATAAACGGATTTATAAGAGAGTTTTTTGGCTTGGTTGGGATAGTTGGTGGTGTATATATTGCTTCTTTATATTCTGATAGTTTTGGTGGTTGGATTAGTGATAATATTTATAGATTCGACAATCAGTCTGCAATTTCACTTGTAGGGTTTTTTGTTGCTTTGGTTGGTTTTTGGATTCTTTCAGTGTTATTATCTGGAATATTCCAAAAATTAGTTGCATTAAGTTATTTGGGCATTGCAAATAGAATCTTTGGTTTTTGTTTTGGTGCATTAAAGATTTTTATGATATTTGCTATTATTTTTTATGCTTTATCAGGGTTTCAACTCGCTCAATCATTTATAGATAAATATACAAATAATAGCCATTTATACCCAGTGTTAGTAAAGACAGGTGTGGCTATTGTTAAGCTAGATTCAGTTCAGGGGATTGCTGATACTGCTAGTAAAGCTATAGAAAATAATCCTACATTTTAA
- a CDS encoding polyphenol oxidase family protein, protein MALDYWLSESGVNVAFHAGLDTESKVIQNRKDSLKNYHIDNLAYLNQIHSNIVLKGTSGGLIGNGDGIILDKKGIVGLIMTADCNPVLLYDKRNDVLAMLHVGRLGVESRIVFEGFKILSLEYGTRASDVFVYVGPSIRACCYEVRSDVFCGDSLSLGKIMRKDSIYLDLIKVLQAQFLELGFSDIVIDKNCTCCSREYFSYRRDKDCGRLGLFATII, encoded by the coding sequence GTGGCATTGGATTATTGGTTGAGTGAAAGTGGGGTAAATGTAGCCTTCCATGCAGGTTTGGATACAGAATCTAAAGTTATACAAAATAGAAAAGATTCGTTAAAAAATTATCATATAGACAATCTTGCCTATTTAAATCAGATTCATAGCAATATCGTTCTTAAAGGCACTAGTGGTGGGTTAATAGGGAATGGAGATGGGATAATTTTGGATAAAAAGGGGATTGTGGGACTTATAATGACTGCTGATTGCAATCCTGTGCTTTTATATGACAAAAGAAATGATGTCTTAGCAATGCTTCATGTAGGGAGGCTTGGCGTTGAATCTAGAATTGTCTTTGAGGGATTTAAGATTCTATCTTTAGAGTATGGCACAAGAGCTAGTGATGTATTTGTGTATGTAGGACCTTCTATTAGAGCTTGTTGTTATGAAGTTAGAAGTGATGTTTTTTGCGGAGATTCATTAAGTCTAGGCAAAATAATGCGTAAGGATTCTATATATTTGGATTTAATTAAAGTCTTACAAGCACAATTTTTGGAGTTAGGTTTTAGTGATATTGTTATAGATAAAAATTGCACTTGTTGTTCTAGAGAGTATTTTTCTTATAGAAGAGATAAGGATTGTGGCAGGTTAGGATTATTTGCCACAATTATTTAA
- the lysS gene encoding lysine--tRNA ligase produces MFEGDIYIQQRIQKSDKLREIGVNPYTNGLTKDLSNKEFIQKFAYVLDYEEDNKKDISKVVKVSGRIKFVRLMGKAAFIKIEDNSGILQGYLSKNDIDEDFELFKKYIEVGDIVLLSGYPFVTKTGELSIHTLEFKLLTKSIIPLPEKYHGLVDIEMRYRQRYLDLIMNSEVRDTFVLRSKIISSIRSFFEDKGFLEVETPMMHPIPGGANARPFVTFHNALNIERYLRIAPELYLKRLIVGGFEAIFEINRNFRNEGMDHSHNPEFTMIEFYWAYKDYKDLIELTKKLFRHLFNTLNLPNVLKVGDKEIDFGIFREISYIDSIVEIGNVPRDVVNDYDKLYEYLKNSGVKLEGDMDLGKLQSEAFDVFVEDKLINPTFITEFPISISPLARRNDNNPDIADRFELFIGGSEIANGFSELNDPLDQYERFKAQVAAKEAGDEEAQYMDEDYITALGYGMPPTAGEGIGIDRLVMLLSGHSIIKDVILFPALRPQKHNIDKG; encoded by the coding sequence TTGTTTGAGGGTGATATTTATATACAACAAAGAATACAAAAGTCAGATAAGTTAAGAGAAATTGGTGTTAATCCATATACAAATGGGCTAACTAAGGATTTATCAAATAAAGAGTTTATCCAGAAGTTTGCCTATGTCTTAGACTATGAAGAAGATAATAAAAAAGATATAAGCAAAGTAGTAAAAGTAAGTGGTAGAATTAAATTTGTAAGACTTATGGGCAAGGCTGCATTTATAAAAATAGAGGATAATAGCGGAATCTTACAAGGGTATCTATCTAAAAATGACATAGATGAAGACTTTGAGCTATTTAAAAAATATATTGAAGTTGGAGATATAGTATTATTAAGTGGATATCCTTTTGTTACTAAAACAGGTGAGCTTAGCATACATACTTTAGAATTCAAGCTTCTTACAAAGTCAATAATCCCATTGCCAGAGAAGTATCATGGGTTGGTTGATATTGAAATGAGATATAGACAAAGATACTTAGATTTGATAATGAATAGCGAGGTTAGAGACACTTTTGTTTTGCGTTCAAAGATAATATCTTCAATTAGAAGCTTCTTTGAAGATAAAGGATTCTTAGAAGTAGAAACGCCAATGATGCACCCAATACCGGGTGGAGCCAATGCTAGACCATTTGTTACATTTCACAATGCATTAAATATAGAAAGATATTTAAGAATCGCACCAGAACTTTATTTAAAGAGACTGATTGTTGGTGGGTTTGAAGCTATTTTTGAGATTAATCGTAATTTTAGAAATGAGGGCATGGATCATTCTCATAACCCAGAATTTACAATGATAGAGTTTTATTGGGCGTATAAAGATTATAAGGATTTAATAGAGCTTACAAAGAAGCTATTTAGACATCTTTTTAACACACTTAATCTTCCAAATGTGCTAAAGGTTGGTGATAAAGAAATAGATTTTGGAATCTTTAGAGAGATTAGTTATATAGATTCGATTGTTGAGATAGGTAATGTTCCTAGAGATGTAGTTAATGATTATGATAAGTTATATGAATATCTAAAAAATAGCGGAGTAAAGCTTGAGGGAGATATGGATTTAGGCAAGTTGCAAAGTGAAGCATTTGATGTATTTGTTGAAGATAAGCTTATTAATCCGACCTTTATAACAGAGTTCCCAATATCAATAAGCCCTCTTGCGAGGAGAAATGATAATAACCCAGATATTGCTGATAGATTCGAGCTATTTATTGGTGGTAGTGAAATTGCAAATGGTTTTAGTGAATTAAATGATCCGCTTGATCAATATGAGAGATTCAAGGCTCAAGTTGCTGCAAAAGAGGCAGGAGATGAGGAAGCACAATATATGGACGAGGATTATATCACAGCACTTGGCTATGGTATGCCACCTACTGCAGGGGAGGGGATAGGTATAGATAGGCTTGTTATGCTTCTTAGCGGACATAGTATAATTAAAGATGTAATTTTGTTTCCCGCACTTAGACCACAAAAGCACAATATAGATAAAGGATAG
- a CDS encoding DUF1882 domain-containing protein, with the protein MITDMDLKLIKIISDHYWIKEAGIGQKIHHNGRIFYDKFKRVNEPLNRNIIQSHLKKEILVAHSLINDRDKVENIVFDYNGFNAERFWHKAQLMLRDEGFINFTAYETKTPGHLHLYIHKGHTTFQEACQLAKMLSMKLSQKMATEWKVFPSVDIPRNFNILTIPYKVYKKERGASWSKHM; encoded by the coding sequence ATGATAACTGATATGGATTTGAAACTAATCAAGATAATAAGCGATCATTATTGGATAAAGGAGGCTGGTATTGGGCAGAAGATACATCACAATGGCAGAATCTTTTATGATAAATTTAAAAGAGTTAATGAACCGCTAAATAGGAATATAATCCAAAGTCATTTAAAAAAAGAAATATTAGTAGCGCATTCTTTGATTAATGATAGAGATAAGGTTGAGAATATCGTGTTTGATTACAATGGCTTTAATGCAGAGAGATTCTGGCATAAGGCACAATTAATGCTGCGAGATGAAGGGTTTATTAATTTTACAGCGTATGAGACTAAAACGCCCGGACATTTACATTTATATATACATAAAGGACATACTACTTTTCAAGAGGCTTGTCAGTTAGCAAAAATGCTAAGTATGAAATTATCACAAAAAATGGCTACTGAATGGAAAGTGTTCCCAAGTGTTGATATACCAAGAAATTTCAATATATTGACCATACCATATAAAGTTTATAAAAAAGAGCGTGGTGCATCTTGGTCAAAACATATGTAA
- the hisS gene encoding histidine--tRNA ligase yields MPITPRTLSGFKDKLPHEAYAKSKMIKSLIESFESFGFPPIETPHLEYAEILKKQGSDEIQKEMYHFKDHGDREVALRFDLTVPLARFLAQYKNELGLPFKRYCIGNVFRGERAQRGRYREFTQCDFDILGTNSIGADCEIIQVIYASLKNLGLENFTININNRKIFNGLCSYLSLENQVVEILRIIDKIDKIGLDSVKLELSEKLKLNDKDIEFLIDFLNIKQEGCTNGIFTKLEKYKILDSKLQEGIAELEELCNLLENIIPSKNYKINLSIARGLGYYTGIIYETTLDDLQDLGSVCSGGRYDNLISNFSSDNISGVGASIGLDRLLAGLESLQLIKANNPANAIIIPLNNLKYAYKIAKNLRENGLNIEVYGEVVKPKKSLQYANNKNYKWAIILGEEEEKTNTLTLKNMLDGSQNTETIESTLSILNNCGK; encoded by the coding sequence ATGCCAATAACTCCACGAACATTAAGCGGTTTTAAAGACAAATTACCACATGAAGCATATGCAAAATCAAAAATGATAAAAAGCCTAATAGAAAGCTTTGAGAGTTTTGGATTCCCACCGATTGAAACACCACACTTAGAATATGCAGAAATACTCAAAAAACAAGGTAGCGATGAAATACAAAAAGAAATGTATCACTTTAAAGACCACGGAGATAGGGAAGTTGCATTGAGATTTGACTTAACCGTCCCTCTAGCTAGATTCCTAGCACAATACAAAAACGAGCTTGGATTACCTTTTAAACGATATTGCATAGGGAATGTATTTAGAGGAGAGAGGGCTCAAAGAGGCAGATATAGGGAATTTACACAATGTGATTTTGATATATTAGGCACAAATAGCATTGGTGCTGATTGTGAAATCATACAAGTTATATATGCTTCATTAAAGAATCTTGGCTTAGAAAACTTTACAATAAACATAAATAATAGAAAAATATTTAATGGTCTATGTAGTTATTTAAGCTTAGAAAATCAAGTAGTTGAGATTCTAAGGATAATAGACAAAATAGACAAAATAGGACTAGATTCTGTAAAGCTAGAACTAAGCGAAAAACTCAAACTAAACGACAAAGATATAGAATTTTTAATTGATTTTCTAAATATCAAGCAAGAAGGTTGCACAAATGGAATCTTTACAAAATTAGAAAAATATAAAATTCTAGATTCAAAGCTACAAGAAGGAATCGCTGAATTAGAGGAACTATGTAATTTATTAGAAAATATAATACCTAGCAAAAACTACAAAATAAACTTATCTATAGCTAGAGGACTTGGATATTATACAGGTATAATTTATGAAACAACACTAGATGATTTACAAGATTTAGGCTCTGTATGTTCTGGCGGAAGATATGATAATTTAATTTCTAATTTCTCAAGTGATAATATAAGTGGGGTTGGAGCAAGTATAGGACTAGATAGGCTTCTAGCAGGGCTAGAATCTCTACAATTAATAAAAGCAAACAATCCAGCAAATGCAATAATAATCCCGCTAAATAACCTAAAATATGCATATAAAATTGCTAAAAATTTACGCGAAAATGGACTAAATATAGAAGTATATGGAGAAGTAGTAAAACCAAAAAAATCTCTCCAATATGCAAATAATAAAAATTATAAATGGGCAATTATATTAGGAGAAGAAGAAGAGAAAACAAATACTCTAACACTAAAAAACATGCTTGATGGTTCTCAAAACACAGAGACAATAGAATCTACACTAAGTATCTTAAATAATTGTGGCAAATAA
- the prmC gene encoding peptide chain release factor N(5)-glutamine methyltransferase has translation MTIKDALNFGFDSLGQFERPLLESEILLSFALNKDRIYLHTNYNKKLENFYIQLYKSFIQKRKNHEPIEYITNSVSFYGYDFYISNGALIPRPESEILVYIAIDLISKHDIKNIAEIGIGSGILSIMISKLSDKQLNIHASDISPEALFNAYVNIQRFKTHNITLHKSNLLDFNKEYKFDLIISNPPYIKNDEILPKELSFEPQKALFGGNIGDEILKEIIKVSIKQQARFLLCEMGYDQKEQISNFIKGYKHKKIEFYKDLAGLDRGFLIEF, from the coding sequence ATGACAATTAAAGATGCACTAAATTTTGGCTTTGATAGCTTAGGTCAATTTGAAAGACCGCTATTAGAGAGTGAGATTCTATTATCATTTGCACTAAATAAAGATAGAATCTACTTGCACACAAACTATAATAAAAAACTAGAAAATTTCTACATACAGCTATATAAAAGCTTTATACAAAAAAGAAAAAATCATGAACCAATAGAATATATAACAAATAGTGTTAGCTTTTATGGATATGATTTTTATATCAGCAATGGTGCTTTAATACCGCGTCCTGAAAGCGAGATTCTAGTATATATTGCAATAGATTTAATATCAAAACATGATATAAAAAACATAGCTGAAATAGGTATAGGTAGTGGGATTTTAAGCATAATGATATCAAAGCTATCAGATAAACAGCTAAATATACATGCAAGTGATATATCGCCAGAAGCACTATTTAACGCATATGTGAATATACAAAGATTCAAAACACACAATATAACGCTTCACAAAAGTAATCTTTTAGACTTCAATAAAGAGTATAAATTTGATCTTATAATATCAAATCCACCATATATAAAAAATGACGAAATTCTACCAAAGGAATTATCATTTGAGCCACAAAAAGCATTATTTGGTGGAAATATAGGAGACGAAATACTAAAAGAGATAATAAAAGTGAGCATAAAGCAACAAGCAAGATTCTTGCTATGTGAGATGGGATATGATCAAAAAGAACAAATAAGTAATTTTATAAAAGGATACAAACATAAAAAAATAGAATTCTATAAAGACTTGGCAGGACTTGATAGAGGATTTTTAATAGAGTTTTAA
- a CDS encoding rod shape-determining protein has protein sequence MIFSRNDIAIDLGTVNTIVRNQDEILFNEPTCIALDSRNRERIICLGSKAKQMIGRTPLEIEVINPLLNGAISDFETTKLFMHALIESAKTSSLSPRVGISIPQNLTQVERHSLHEATMFAGAKEVFLIEDPFSASVGAGIDISKAKARMVIDAGGGLVEVSIISLGGLVVSTFTKEAGDFIDYAIVDYCKYNKNIGISKEMAESIKRKINLFGESEIINVGAKNLINGMPIHFELNLNELKSVLISGLYKIKDSVLLAIDKSSPDMAADLIEEGAILTGGMALIDGTREFLEEELNMKITLSNDPLLDISKGASLIMQDYESYSLEWGGGID, from the coding sequence ATGATTTTTAGCAGAAATGATATAGCTATAGATTTAGGAACTGTAAATACAATAGTTCGCAATCAAGATGAAATTTTATTTAATGAACCAACTTGTATAGCCTTAGATAGCCGCAATAGAGAAAGAATTATATGTCTTGGAAGCAAAGCAAAACAAATGATAGGTAGAACACCGCTTGAAATAGAGGTTATAAATCCTTTGCTAAATGGTGCAATTAGTGATTTTGAAACTACAAAATTATTTATGCATGCACTAATAGAATCAGCAAAAACAAGCTCTCTATCTCCAAGAGTTGGTATAAGCATACCGCAGAATCTAACGCAAGTTGAGAGACATTCACTGCATGAAGCAACCATGTTTGCTGGGGCTAAGGAAGTATTTTTAATAGAAGACCCATTTAGTGCTAGTGTTGGTGCTGGGATTGATATTTCTAAAGCAAAGGCTAGAATGGTTATTGATGCTGGTGGAGGGCTTGTTGAAGTTAGTATTATATCGCTTGGAGGGCTTGTTGTTAGCACTTTTACAAAAGAGGCTGGAGATTTTATTGATTATGCCATTGTTGATTATTGTAAATATAATAAAAATATAGGCATAAGCAAAGAAATGGCAGAAAGTATCAAACGGAAGATAAATTTATTTGGCGAGAGTGAGATAATAAATGTTGGTGCTAAGAATCTAATAAATGGTATGCCAATCCACTTTGAACTAAATTTAAATGAATTAAAAAGCGTCTTAATTTCTGGGTTGTATAAGATTAAAGATTCAGTTCTTCTTGCGATAGATAAATCATCACCTGATATGGCAGCAGACTTGATAGAAGAAGGTGCTATTCTAACTGGTGGAATGGCGCTTATAGATGGCACTAGAGAGTTTTTAGAAGAAGAGTTGAATATGAAAATAACTCTATCGAATGATCCTTTGTTAGATATTTCAAAAGGTGCTAGTTTGATTATGCAAGATTATGAATCTTATAGCCTAGAGTGGGGCGGAGGGATTGATTAG
- a CDS encoding serine hydroxymethyltransferase has protein sequence MGYLESLDKEIFDYINKELDRQNTHLEMIASENFTFPSVMEAMGSVLTNKYAEGYPYKRYYGGCEFVDKIEEIAINRAKQLFGCEFANVQPHAGSQANTAVYAALLKPYDKILGMDLSHGGHLTHGAKVSFTGQMYQSFFYGVELDGYINYDKVAEIAQATKPNLIVCGFSAYSRELDFKRFREIADSVGAILMADIAHVAGLVVAGEYPNPFPYADVVTTTTHKTLRGPRGGLILTNNEEYALKINKAVFPGMQGGPLMHVIAGKAVGFGENLKPSWKEYAKQVKLNAKEMSKVLQERGYDIVSGGTDNHLILLSLLSKDFSGKDADLALGNAGITVNKNTVPGEIRSPFVTSGVRIGSPALTARGFKEKEFNIVANKIADVLDDINNTKKQEQIKRELKDIALQFPVYNQAIF, from the coding sequence ATGGGATATTTAGAGAGTTTGGATAAAGAGATTTTTGATTATATAAATAAAGAGCTAGATAGGCAAAATACGCATTTAGAAATGATTGCTAGTGAGAATTTTACATTTCCTAGTGTTATGGAGGCTATGGGAAGTGTTTTGACCAATAAATATGCAGAGGGCTATCCATACAAGCGATATTATGGTGGTTGTGAATTTGTAGATAAGATAGAAGAAATAGCCATAAATAGAGCAAAGCAACTCTTTGGTTGTGAGTTTGCAAATGTGCAACCACATGCGGGTTCTCAAGCAAATACTGCTGTTTATGCTGCACTGCTTAAGCCTTATGATAAGATCTTGGGTATGGATTTAAGTCATGGAGGGCATTTAACGCATGGTGCTAAGGTTAGTTTTACTGGGCAAATGTATCAAAGCTTTTTTTATGGGGTTGAACTAGATGGCTATATAAATTATGATAAAGTAGCCGAAATTGCACAAGCAACAAAGCCAAATTTGATAGTATGTGGATTTAGTGCATATTCAAGGGAGCTTGATTTTAAGAGATTTAGAGAAATTGCAGATAGTGTTGGGGCTATTTTAATGGCTGATATAGCACATGTAGCTGGACTTGTAGTTGCAGGTGAATATCCTAATCCTTTCCCTTATGCAGATGTGGTTACAACAACTACACACAAAACATTAAGAGGTCCAAGAGGAGGGCTTATACTAACAAACAACGAAGAATATGCTCTAAAGATTAATAAGGCTGTCTTTCCGGGTATGCAAGGAGGACCTCTTATGCATGTAATAGCTGGTAAGGCAGTTGGATTTGGTGAGAATCTAAAGCCATCATGGAAAGAGTATGCAAAGCAAGTAAAGTTAAATGCTAAAGAAATGTCTAAGGTATTACAAGAGAGAGGATATGATATTGTAAGTGGTGGGACAGATAATCATCTCATCTTGCTTTCTTTGTTAAGCAAAGATTTTAGTGGTAAAGATGCTGATTTAGCACTTGGTAATGCTGGTATAACTGTTAATAAAAACACAGTTCCGGGTGAAATTCGAAGTCCTTTTGTAACAAGTGGTGTAAGGATAGGCTCACCAGCACTTACAGCAAGAGGATTTAAAGAAAAGGAATTTAATATTGTTGCAAACAAAATAGCAGATGTCTTAGATGATATAAATAATACTAAAAAGCAAGAGCAAATAAAAAGAGAATTAAAGGATATTGCGTTACAATTTCCTGTATATAATCAGGCGATATTTTAA
- a CDS encoding M48 family metallopeptidase, producing the protein MYLIIIYALLFSIPKVYLSLIQINFLKDKKNKESYILNKEEFKNAGNYAIIKEKLSIISTIIDFIMFAFWITLGLKLLESLFSFGELINSVLIVLLFLIISSLVSIPLEAYSSLVVDKKFGFTKSGLSLFIVDKLKSLALLIIIGGLFILAFSWILINIEFWSLYAFLLTAIFIVGTNLLYPTIIAPMFNKFTPLKDNDLQDSINNLLQRAGFNSNGVFVMDASRRDGRLNAYFGGFGKSKRVILFDTLLEKISKNSLLAVLGHELGHFRHNDIYKMMSLVLCLIAILLFVIANMPSEIFTQANISQTPHFTIIFLILLSNLVGFVFTPIISYFSCKQEYKADEFSASLTSKKDLADALLVLVKENKSFPLSHPLYAKFYFTHPPLLARLEALGYKELAKNDN; encoded by the coding sequence ATGTATCTTATAATTATATATGCTTTACTTTTTAGTATTCCAAAAGTTTATCTTTCACTAATTCAAATTAATTTTCTAAAAGACAAAAAAAACAAAGAATCTTACATACTAAACAAAGAAGAATTCAAAAATGCAGGCAACTACGCAATTATCAAAGAAAAGCTATCAATAATATCCACGATTATAGATTTTATTATGTTTGCATTTTGGATAACACTTGGATTAAAACTTTTAGAATCTCTATTTTCTTTTGGAGAGCTTATTAATAGTGTTTTAATCGTTCTTTTATTTTTAATTATTAGCTCTCTAGTTTCAATACCACTAGAAGCTTATTCATCGCTAGTTGTAGATAAAAAATTTGGCTTTACAAAAAGTGGGCTATCATTATTTATAGTAGATAAACTAAAGTCTCTAGCGTTACTAATTATAATTGGCGGATTGTTTATACTTGCATTTTCATGGATTTTGATAAACATAGAATTTTGGAGCTTATATGCGTTTTTGCTAACTGCTATTTTTATCGTTGGTACAAACTTACTATATCCAACAATCATTGCTCCAATGTTTAATAAATTTACGCCATTAAAAGATAATGATTTACAAGATTCAATTAATAATCTACTACAAAGGGCTGGATTTAACTCAAATGGCGTATTTGTAATGGACGCTTCAAGGAGAGATGGTAGATTAAATGCGTATTTTGGAGGGTTTGGAAAATCAAAAAGGGTGATATTATTTGACACTCTACTAGAAAAAATATCTAAAAATTCTCTTTTAGCAGTTTTAGGACATGAATTAGGACACTTCAGACATAATGACATATATAAAATGATGTCTTTAGTGCTATGCTTAATAGCTATTTTATTATTTGTAATAGCAAATATGCCAAGTGAAATATTTACACAAGCAAACATCTCTCAAACACCGCACTTTACAATAATTTTCCTAATATTGCTTAGTAATTTAGTTGGTTTTGTATTTACTCCAATTATTAGCTATTTTAGTTGCAAACAAGAGTATAAAGCAGATGAATTTAGTGCTTCTCTAACAAGCAAAAAAGATTTAGCAGACGCACTATTAGTGCTAGTTAAAGAAAATAAATCATTTCCACTATCACACCCACTTTATGCAAAGTTCTACTTCACTCACCCGCCACTATTAGCAAGACTAGAAGCATTAGGATATAAAGAATTAGCCAAAAATGACAATTAA
- the rpmE gene encoding 50S ribosomal protein L31, producing MKKGIHPEYVPCKVTCVTSGKEIEVMSIKPELRIDISSFCHPFYTGSDKVVDTAGRVEKFKQRYNLNK from the coding sequence ATGAAAAAGGGAATTCATCCAGAGTATGTTCCATGTAAGGTTACTTGCGTTACAAGCGGTAAGGAAATTGAAGTTATGAGCATTAAGCCAGAGCTAAGAATAGATATTTCTTCTTTTTGTCATCCATTTTACACAGGTTCTGATAAAGTTGTAGATACAGCAGGTAGAGTTGAGAAATTTAAGCAAAGATATAATCTAAATAAATGA
- a CDS encoding SPOR domain-containing protein gives MNELDKEKDLELDDLLISNSDEEETKGSQGKKIILLGAVAIVLFAIIIVVFYMLQDDKKPVHNAVLETAKPIEKVEVNTPVSSLPKEPSDFGQMPIDNQNQSSDEQFQKIIDQIKAQQKEQAKTPVASNETQKPKEPVRQEQTIQTPKQDKPVQNIQKPATPSESFKDIQTNDPKIQGSEATTGFYVQVGSFSKFSPNKQLLETITQSNFSYRMQKAGDNNRLLIGPFATKKEAQDKLSEIKDRINKDAFIKEIK, from the coding sequence ATGAATGAATTAGATAAAGAGAAAGATTTAGAGCTTGATGATTTGCTAATTAGTAATTCAGATGAGGAAGAAACTAAGGGTTCTCAGGGCAAGAAAATAATTTTGCTTGGTGCTGTGGCTATTGTTTTATTTGCTATTATTATAGTTGTGTTTTATATGTTGCAAGATGATAAAAAGCCTGTGCACAACGCGGTATTGGAGACTGCAAAACCAATAGAAAAAGTAGAGGTAAATACACCTGTTAGCTCACTACCTAAAGAACCAAGCGATTTTGGTCAAATGCCAATTGATAATCAAAATCAAAGTTCTGATGAGCAGTTTCAAAAGATAATAGACCAAATAAAAGCACAACAAAAGGAACAAGCAAAAACTCCTGTTGCCTCTAATGAAACACAAAAACCAAAAGAGCCAGTAAGACAAGAGCAAACCATACAAACTCCAAAGCAAGATAAGCCTGTTCAGAATATACAAAAGCCTGCAACTCCTTCTGAAAGCTTCAAGGATATACAAACAAATGATCCTAAGATTCAAGGCAGTGAAGCTACAACAGGATTTTATGTTCAAGTTGGTTCTTTTTCTAAGTTTTCTCCAAATAAGCAATTATTAGAGACAATTACTCAATCAAACTTTAGTTATCGTATGCAAAAGGCTGGTGATAACAATAGATTATTAATAGGGCCATTTGCAACAAAAAAAGAAGCACAAGATAAGCTTAGTGAAATTAAAGATAGAATAAACAAAGATGCATTTATTAAAGAGATAAAATAA
- the rsmI gene encoding 16S rRNA (cytidine(1402)-2'-O)-methyltransferase translates to MITFLATPIGNLEDITIRTLNVLKISDIILCEDTRIAKKLILLLIDKGFLDIKEYKYIPYHTHNETEFLKNIDKEFFNQNIVFLSDAGMPCISDPGVMLIRYLQENNINYDVFGGISASTLAVAFSGIVEKEFLFLGFLPHKLQEKTIFLRKIVNYSYPIVIYESPHRLLETLEILCEIDSSLEIFLAKELTKKFQATYKDSVQNIYNMLQDSIIKGEWVMVIKPCFREQNTIGEGEVLLMDIPPKIKAKILAKINGKSVKENYDLLCD, encoded by the coding sequence ATGATCACATTTTTAGCGACACCTATTGGTAATTTAGAAGACATTACCATAAGGACGCTAAATGTGTTGAAAATTAGTGATATCATTCTTTGTGAAGACACGAGAATTGCTAAGAAATTAATACTTCTTCTTATTGATAAGGGGTTTTTGGATATCAAAGAGTATAAATATATCCCATATCACACTCACAATGAAACAGAGTTTCTAAAAAACATAGATAAAGAATTTTTTAATCAAAACATAGTCTTTTTAAGTGATGCAGGTATGCCATGCATTAGCGATCCGGGGGTTATGCTTATTAGGTATTTGCAAGAAAACAATATTAATTATGATGTTTTTGGTGGCATTAGTGCTTCTACTTTAGCAGTTGCATTTAGCGGAATAGTTGAGAAAGAATTTTTATTTTTAGGATTCTTGCCACACAAGCTTCAAGAAAAAACAATATTTTTAAGAAAGATAGTTAATTATTCCTATCCTATTGTTATTTACGAATCTCCGCATAGATTATTAGAGACTTTAGAGATTTTATGTGAGATTGATTCTTCTTTAGAAATATTTTTAGCAAAAGAATTAACTAAAAAATTCCAAGCAACCTATAAAGATAGTGTGCAAAATATATACAATATGTTACAGGATTCTATAATCAAAGGCGAGTGGGTCATGGTGATAAAACCATGCTTTAGAGAGCAAAACACAATAGGAGAGGGTGAGGTGCTATTAATGGATATTCCTCCAAAGATAAAGGCAAAAATACTTGCAAAAATAAATGGCAAGTCTGTAAAAGAAAATTATGATTTATTGTGTGATTAG